One Brassica napus cultivar Da-Ae chromosome A1, Da-Ae, whole genome shotgun sequence genomic region harbors:
- the LOC106365519 gene encoding uncharacterized protein LOC106365519, with protein MVGYTVALVVITVIASPCAYGKQLSDQQEIKVQRFLKRLNKPALKSIKSEDGDIIDCVPITKQPAFDHPLLKNIQMRPSFVPEGGSTFTKKEAKAITQVWHKNGVCPNNTVPIRRTKKEDILRAKSIESFGKKRHKSFGKGTHQSNPGEGHEGDYKSLMKSNPRNLRSLSKQKC; from the exons ATGGTTGGTTACACCGTAGCTCTGGTGGTGATAACAGTGATAGCCTCTCCTTGTGCTTATGGAAAACAGTTATCTGATCAACAAGAAATCAAAGTACAAAGATTTTTGAAGCGGCTCAATAAGCCTGCTCTTAAATCCATTAAG AGTGAAGATGGAGATATAATAGACTGTGTTCCAATAACTAAGCAACCAGCTTTTGACCACCCTCTACTTAAAAACATCCAG ATGAGACCGAGTTTTGTTCCTGAAGGTGGTTCTACGTTCACCAAGAAAGAGGCAAAGGCTATAACACAGGTGTGGCACAAGAATGGAGTGTGCCCAAATAACACTGTTCCTataagaagaacaaagaaggaAGATATCTTACGAGCAAAATCCATTGAGAGTTTCGGGAAAAAGAGACATAAGAGTTTCGGGAAAGGGACTCATCAGAGCAACCCTGGAGAAGGCCATGAG GGAGATTACAAGAGTTTGATGAAATCAAACCCTAGGAATCTAAGAAGCTTATCAAAGCAAAAGTGTTAG
- the BNAA01G24980D gene encoding uncharacterized protein BNAA01G24980D, giving the protein MGTEVIRPQDCLVNRMRDSPATIFHHPRRNHSHRRPPLRPDQRRRFGSVDFRTTAKDVVRRRGESFDSFSNIKARRSNAPEVSPDDIYAGSSIFLVSPAPSSLPLPSFSRRNAKSQVVVVSVDDSASQDLRRLLRLEF; this is encoded by the coding sequence ATGGGAACCGAAGTCATCAGGCCTCAGGACTGTTTGGTTAACCGGATGAGAGATTCTCCGGCGACCATTTTTCACCATCCCCGGAGAAATCATTCTCACCGGAGACCGCCTCTCCGACCTGACCAAAGGAGACGGTTCGGATCCGTTGACTTCAGAACGACCGCGAAGGACGTCGTTAGGAGAAGAGGagagtcttttgattcgttttcGAACATCAAGGCTCGGAGATCAAATGCACCGGAAGTCTCTCCCGACGATATCTACGCCGGGTCTTCCATTTTCCTTGTTTCTCCGGCGCCGAGCTCGCTACCTTTGCCGTCGTTCTCGAGGAGAAACGCGAAAAGCCAGGTCGTTGTTGTTTCCGTTGATGATTCGGCGTCTCAGGATCTCCGGCGACTTCTCCGGCTTGAATTTTGA
- the LOC106454906 gene encoding UDP-glycosyltransferase 84A2 gives MELESSPLHPHVMLVSFPGQGHVNPLLRLGKLLASKGLLVTFVTTESWGKKMRTSNKIQDRILKPIGKGYLRFDFFDDGLPEDDDVRRHDFTIYRPHLELVGQREIKNLVKRYEEVTKQPVTCFINNPFVSWVCDVAEDLQIPCAVLWVQSCACLASYYYYHHKLVNFPTKTDPEIDVQIPGMPLLKHDEIPSFIHPLTPYSALREVIIDQIKRLHKPFAVLVDSFYSLEKDIIDHMSSLSLPGSIKPLGPLYKMAKTLICDDIKGDMSETTDHCMEWLDSQPVSSVVYISFGTVAYIKQEQINEIAFGVINAGVSFLWVIRQQELGINKERHVLPEEVKKKGKIVEWCQQEKVLAHPSVVCFVTHCGWNSTMEALSSGVPTVCLPQWGDQVTDAVYMIDVTKTGVRLGRGETEERVVPREEVAERLREVAKGEKATELKKNALKWKEEAEAAVARGGSSDRNLEEFVEKLGAKPVAKQNGSLNQNGTVQDLLLEKS, from the coding sequence ATGGAACTAGAATCTTCTCCTTTACATCCTCATGTAATGCTTGTATCGTTCCCGGGACAAGGCCACGTTAATCCACTTCTTCGTCTCGGTAAGCTCTTAGCTTCAAAGGGTTTACTCGTTACTTTCGTCACCACAGAATCATGGGGCAAAAAGATGCGAACCTCCAACAAAATCCAAGACCGCATCCTCAAGCCGATTGGTAAAGGTTATCTCCGGTTCGATTTCTTCGACGACGGTCTCCCCGAAGACGACGACGTAAGAAGACACGATTTCACCATCTACCGACCACACCTTGAGCTGGTCGGACAACGAGAGATCAAAAACCTCGTAAAACGTTACGAGGAAGTGACGAAACAGCCCGTGacgtgtttcatcaacaacccTTTCGTCTCATGGGTCTGTGACGTAGCGGAAGATCTTCAAATCCCTTGTGCTGTTCTCTGGGTCCAGTCTTGCGCTTGCTTAGCCTCGTATTACTATTACCACCACAAGCTTGTTAACTTCCCGACCAAAACAGACCCCGAGATCGATGTCCAAATCCCTGGCATGCCTCTCTTAAAACACGACGAGATCCCTTCTTTCATTCACCCTTTAACTCCTTATTCCGCTTTGCGAGAAGTGATCATTGATCAGATCAAACGTCTTCACAAGCCTTTCGCTGTTCTCGTCGACAGTTTCTACTCCTTGGAGAAAGACATCATCGACCACATGTCAAGTCTCTCTCTCCCCGGCTCTATCAAGCCGCTCGGCCCGCTTTATAAAATGGCCAAAACGTTAATATGTGATGACATTAAAGGAGATATGTCCGAGACCACGGACCATTGTATGGAATGGCTAGACTCACAGCCTGTTTCCTCCGTTGTTTACATCTCATTCGGAACCGTCGCTTATATAAAACAAGAGCAGATCAATGAGATTGCGTTCGGTGTGATAAACGCTGGCGTTTCGTTCTTGTGGGTGATTAGACAACAAGAGTTAGGTATAAACAAAGAGCGACATGTTTTGCCTGAAGAAGTcaagaagaaaggaaagatCGTGGAGTGGTGTCAGCAAGAGAAAGTTTTAGCTCATCCTTCTGTGGTTTGTTTCGTGACTCATTGTGGATGGAACTCCACGATGGAAGCTTTGTCCAGTGGTGTCCCAACGGTTTGTTTGCCTCAGTGGGGAGATCAAGTCACGGACGCGGTTTACATGATAGACGTTACAAAGACGGGAGTGAGACTCGGCCGTGGAGAGACAGAGGAGAGGGTGGTGCCAAGGGAGGAAGTGGCCGAGAGGCTGAGAGAAGTTGCTAAAGGAGAGAAGGCGACGGAGCTGAAAAAGAATGCTTTGAAATGGAAGGAGGAGGCGGAAGCGGCGGTGGCTCGCGGTGGTTCGTCGGATCGGAATCTTGAAGAGTTTGTGGAAAAGTTGGGTGCGAAACCTGTGGCTAAACAAAACGGAAGTCTTAATCAAAACGGAACTGTTCAAGATCTTTTATTGGAAAAGTCATaa